In Nitrospiria bacterium, the sequence CAGAGGCTCAACCTCGAGGAAGACATGGCCGTATTGTCCGCGTCCGCCGGTCTGCCGGATATATTTCCCCTCCGCTTCGGCCTTGGCCCGGATGGTCTCCTTGAAGGCCACCTGGGGTTTGCCCACATTGGCGTCGACTTTGAATTCCCGCAAGAGTCGATCGACGATGATTTCGAGATGGAGTTCGCCCATTCCGGAGATGATCGTCTCCAGCGTCTCTTCGTCCGTCGAAACACGAAACGAGGGATCCTCCTGTGCCAATCGCTGCAGCGAAAGTCCGAGCTTCTCCTGATCCTGCTTGGTCTTCGGTTCGATAGCCATGGAGATGACGGGTTCGGGGAACTTCATGATCTCGAGCAGGATCGGATGATCTTCGTCGCACAGCGTGTCGCCCGTCGTGGTGTTCTTTAATCCGACGGCCGCCGCAATCTCGCCCGCGAAAACTTCCTTGATGTCTTCGCGCTTGTTGGCGTGCATCTTCAACAGTCGCCCGATTCTTTCCTTGTTGTCTTTCGTCGGATTGTAGGTATAGGATCCCGCTTTCAGCACACCGGAGTAAACACGAAAATAGACCAATTGCCCCACAAAGGGATCGGTCATGATCTTGAAGGCCAGGGCCGAAAAGGGCTCGTCATCGCTGACCTTGCGTTCGATTTCGGCCTCCGTTTGCGGATCCACCCCTTTCACAGGGGGGAGATCAACCGGCGAGGGAAGGTAACTGACTACGGCATCCAACAGCAACTGAACCCCTTTATTCTTGAAAGAGGCCCCGCACAAAACGGGGTTGATCTTCAGCAACAAGGTGCCTTTCCGAATCGCGCGATGGATCTCTTCAGGCGACAGCTCCTGGCCGTCCAAGAACTTCTGTAAAACCACCTCATCGAATTCGGCAACGGCATCCAGCATCTTCTCACGATATTCTTTCGCCAGCGACATCAGTTCTTCCGGAATCTCCTTGATCTCGTATTTCGCGCCGAGGGTCTCATCATCGAAGAAAACCCCCTTCATCGTGATGAGATCGACCGAACCCCGGAATCCCGACTCTTTTCCAATCGGAATCTGAATCGGCACCGGTTTCGCTCCCAGGCGATCCACCATGGACTTGACGCCTTCATAGAAATCGGCGCCGGTGCGGTCCATCTTGTTCATGAACGCGATTCGGGGCACATGGTATTTATCCGCCTGTCGCCAAACCGTCTCGGACTGGGGCTCCACGCCCTGAACCGAATCGAACACCGCGACCGCGCCGTCCAAAACACGAAGCGACCGCTCGACCTCGATCGTAAAGTCTACATGGCCTGGCGTATCGATAATATTGATACGATAGTCCTTCCAAAAACAGGTGGTCGCGGCGGCCGTGATCGTGATGCCGCGCTCCTTCTCCTGCTCCATCCAGTCCATCGTCGTGGTGCCCTCGTCCACTTCTCCGATGCGATGGGTCATGCCGGTGTAATAGAGGATCCGCTCCGTCGTGGTGGTCTTGCCGGCATCGATATGGGCCATGATACCGATGTTGCGCGTTCGATCTAGATCGTATTGCCGAGGCACGGTTTCCTCCAACTTCCTTTCGGTATAAACTACCAGCGATAATGCGCGAAGGCCTTATTCGCCTCCGCCATGCGGTGCGTGTCTTCCTTCTTTTTAATCGCTCCGCCCGTGTTGTTGGACGCGTCCAGAATTTCAGAGGCCAGCTTTTCCTGCATGCTTTTACCGGAACGCTGCTGGGCGTACAGGGTCAACCATCGGAGCGCAAGAGCCAGGCGTCGGTTCGGGCGGATCTCCACGGGAACCTGGTAGGAGGCGCCGCCGACCCGACGAGATTTGACCTCCAGCATGGGTTTCACATTGTCCATGGCCGTCTTAAAAACCTTCAACGGATCGTTCCCCGTTTTCGTTTTAATGAAATCCATCGCCTGATAGCAGATCTTCTCCGCGGTGCTCTTTTTCCCCTTGCGCATGATCACGTTGATCAGCTTGCTGACCATTTTATCGTTGTACCGGGGATCCGGGTTCACGACCCGCTGTGAAATCGCACTTCTTCTCGGCATACTCTTTCCTTTTTATAGGGGCTCACGTCGCCCCCTCCTCCGGCTTAGCCGAATGGAGCCTTCCCCTCTCGCTCGCGTTGCTCGCCGGGAAGATACCGATGGGCAGAGCCCTTTGGTATCTACTTGGGCCGTTTCGCTCCGTACTTCGAACGGCCCTGTTTACGATTCTGCACGCCCACCGTATCCAAGGCGCCGCGCACAATGTGGTACCGTACCCCCGGGAGATCCTTCACGCGCCCTCCCCGGACCAGGACGATCGAGTGCTCCTGCAAATTATGGCCGACACCGGGAATATACGTCGTGACTTCCATCCCGTTGGTCAACCGCACCCTGGCGACTTTGCGCAAGGCGGAATTGGGTTTCTTGGGGGTGGTGGTATACACCCGGATGCAGACCCCCCGCTTTTGAGGCGAACCCTTTAAAGCCGGGCTCTTCGTTTTTCCTTTCGCAAGCTTTCTGCCCTGTCGCACCAGCTGATTTATCGTCGGCACAAGTTCCCTCTCATAGCCCAAGAATCCATCCGTATCTAGGACCAAAACCAACGAATCCGTAGAAACTTTGGGATTCTACTGAATAATTATATAATTGTCAAGGTTTATTTATATGGAACCGACTTCATCTGTCCCGCATGAGGTGGAACCGCAATCGAAGCTGCTTCCATTCCGGCAGGATGGACCATCACCCTCAGGCTGATCATCACGGAAGGTTTTCCTTTAAGGCCAAATCCTTCCCCTCCCCCCCTTCCGTCAGGGATTCCGCCGGGACTTCCTCCACGGGCATCGGCGGGAAATTGACGAATGTTTCACGGTAGGCATCCAATCCCGTGCCCGCAGGGATCAAGCGGCCGACGATGACGTTTTCTTTTAATCCGGTCAGATCATCCATTTTTCCGTTAATGGCCGCTTCGGTGAGCACCCGGGTGGTTTCCTGGAAGGACGCCGCGGATATAAAGCTGTCCGTCGAGAGCGACGCCTTGGTGATGCCCAGCAGAATCGGTTTCCCGATGGCCGGCTTGCCGCCTTGCGCCATGACCTTTTCATTTTCCGCGGCAAAAACGGACTTCTCAATCTGGCTGCCGATGAGAAACTCGGTGTCGCCCGGCTCCTCGATCTTCACCTTCCGCAGCATCTGCCGGACAATAATCTCGATATGTTTGTCGTTAATGGCCACACCCTGAAGGCGGTACACTTCCTGCACTTCATCCACGAGGTATTTTTGCAGCTCCTTGGGCCCCAATACGTCGAGAATATCATGGGGATTCGCGGAGCCGTCCATCAGGGCTTCCCCGGCATGAATCCAATCGCCTTCATGAACGCTGACGTGCTTTCCCTTCGGAATGTAATAATCCCGGACGTCGCCCATCTCATTCTTGACGATCACCTTCCTCATGCCTTTCACAAAGCCGCCGAATTCAACGGTGCCGTCGATTTCACTGATCACCGCCTGTTCTTTCGGTCGACGCGCCTCGAAAAGCTCCGCGACGCGCGGAAGACCGCCGGTGATGTCCTTGGTTTTTGTCGTTTCGCGGGGAATCTTGGCCAGCACATCGCCCGAAAAGACATGGGCCCCCTTTTCCACGAGAATATGGGCGCCGGCGGGCAGCAAGTACCGCGCGACCGAGGCCCCCGAAATTTTAGCCGTTTTTCCCGAGTCGTCTTTGATGGAAACCCGGGGACGGAAGTCCGATCCGGGATAGTCGATGATCACTTTCCGAGACAACCCCGTCACCTCGTCGACCTCTTCCTTCATGGTCACGTTCTCGATGATGTCCCCGAAGGCGATTTTGCCGCTCACCTCGGTCAGAATCGTCAACGAATAGGGATCCCACTCCACCAACTTTTGGCCCACTTCGACCCGTCCCCCGTCTTTGATCTTGATCCTCGCGCCGTAGACGACCGAGTATTTTTCTTTTTCCCGCCCGCGTTCGTCGTAAATGGCGATCTTGGCGTTTCGATTCATGACCACCCACTCGCCTTCCTTGTTTCGCACGGCGATTCCGGCGTTATGAATATCCGTGTTCTTCTTGGCATCGTAACTGAGAAACTTCAGGGTGCCGGTATTCTTGGCCTCCAGGATCGTCTGCTCCACGACCTTGCTGGCCGTTCCGCCGATATGGAACGTCCGCATGGTCAGCTGCGTCCCGGGCTCGCCGATCGATTGCGCGGCGATGATCCCCACCGCCTCCCCTTTTTCCACCAGCTTCCCTCTAGCCAGATCCCGGCCGTAGCACTTGACGCAGACGCCGCGACGGCACTGGCAGGTTAGAACGGAACGGATCTTGATCTTGTCGATGCCGGCGTCCACGATGGCTTTCACACGGTCTTCGTCCATCTCTTTCCCGGCTTCAACGATGACCTCATTCGTCAACGGATCCCGGACGTCTTCGGCGACAATCCGGCCGAGGATACGCTCCTCCAGCGGTTGGACGATTTCACCGCCCTCCACCAGCGCGCTCACCTCGATCCCATCCACGGTGCCGCAGTCGTCTTCGCTGACGATCATATCCTGGGAAACGTCCACGAGGCGGCGGGTCAGGTAACCGGAATTGGCCGTCTTCAGGGCGGTGTCGGCCAAGCCTTTTCGGGCCCCGTGGGTCGAAATGAAATACTGCAGCACCGTCAAGCCTTCGCGGAAATTGGCCGTGATGGGGGTCTCGATGATCTCGCCCGAGGGTTTCGCCATCAAACCTCTCATCCCGCCCAATTGCCGGATCTGCTGCGTACTGCCGCGCGCCCCGGAATCGGCCATCATGTAGATGGAGTTGAATTCCCTCTGCTCCTTTTTCGCGGCCTTCCCGTTGCCCCCGGTGCCTCCCAGCTCCTTCATCATTTCGCTGGCGACGAGCTCGGTGACGTGGGCCCAGATGTCGATCACTTTGTTGTAGCGCTCGCCGTTGGTGATAAGACCGTCCGCGTATTGTTTCTCGATTTCCATGACCTCCCGCTGCGCCCGGTCGATCAGCTCTTCCTTTTTCTCGGGAATGTGCATGTCATCGATGCAGATCGAGATGCCGGCCTTCGTCGCAAAGAAAAATCCGATATCCTTGATCTTGTCCAGCAGGATAACGGTTTCACGGTGGCCGCCCTCCCGGTAACACACATCGATCAGTTTCATGACATCCTTTTTGGTCATGACCCGGTTGACGGTGTTGAACGGCAGGCTCTCCGGAAGGATCTCGGAAAAAACGACCCGGCCCACGGTGGTCTCCGTTAAGGAGCCGTTGATCCGGACCTTGATCTTGGCGTGTTCTTCGATTTCCCTCGCATCATAGGCAACGCGGACCTCTTCCTTGCTCGAAAAGATTTTCCCTTCACCCTTGGCGCCCAAGCGCTCCTTGGTCAACCAGTAGCAGCCGAGCACCATGTCCTGGGAGGGAACCATGATCGGCTTCCCGCTGGCCGGAGACAGAACATTGTTGATGGACATCATCAGTACACGGGCCTCGATTTGGGCCTCGACGGATAACGGGACATGCACGGCCATTTGATCGCCGTCAAAATCGGCATTAAACGCCGCGCAGACAAGGGGATGAAGCTGGATCGCTTTTCCTTCGACCAGAATCGGATCAAAGGCCTGGATGCCGAGACGATGAAGCGTGGGAGCGCGATTCAAAAGCACCGGGTGATCGCGGATCACGCCTTCCAGAACATCCCAGACCTCGGGCTTTTCCTTCTCCACCATTTTCTTCGCGCTTTTAATGGTGGTCACGTAGCCTTTTTCCTCCAGTTTATGGAAGATAAAGGGCTTGAACAATTCCAGGGCCATTTTTTTCGGCAGACCGCACTGGTTCAACTTCAGATCGGGACCGACCACGATCACCGAACGACCGGAATAGTCCACCCGTTTCCCCAGCAGGTTTTGGCGGAACCGGCCCTGCTTGCCCTTGAGCATGTCGGACAACGATTTTAGGGGCCGCTTATTGGGTCCTTTGATCGCCCTTCCCCGACGGCCGTTGTCGAACAGGGCATCGACCGCTTCCTGAAGCATTCTTTTTTCATTCCGGATGATGACGCCGGGCGCCTTCAGTTCAATCAGCCGTTTGAGCCGATTGTTCCGGTTGATCACCCGGCGATAGAGATCGTTTAGATCGGAGGTCGCAAAGCGTCCCCCGTCCAAGGGGACCAGCGGCCGGAGTTCCGGGGGAAGAACCGGGATCACGTCCATAATCATCCATTCGGGTTTGTTGCCCGATTTCCGGAAGGCTTCGACGACTTTCAATCGCTTCGTATGCTTTTTCTTCAGCGCGGTCGAATCGGCTTCCTTTACTTTCGCGTGGAGCTCTTTCCAAAGCCCCTCGATATCGACCCGCTTGAGAAGCTCGCGTATGGCTTCCGCCCCCATGGAGGCTTTAAATTCACTCCCGTGCTCCTGAACCAACTGGCGATATTTGTCTTCGGTCAGAACGTCCTTTTCTTTCAGGTCGGTCTGACCGGGATCGACAACGACGTAAGCCTCGAAATAAAGAATCCGTTCGAGTTGTTTCAGGCTCATGTCCAGCAGATTGCCGATTCGACTCGGCACGCCTTTGAGGAACCAGATGTGAGCCACGGGCGCCGCCAACGCAATATGTCCCATCCTTTCGCGACGGACCTTGGACTGGATGACCTCCACGCCGCACTTGTCGCAGACAATCCCGCGATGCTTCATGCGCTTGTACTTGCCGCAATTGCACTCCCAATCTTTGGTCGGCCCGAAGATTTTTGCGCAGAACAATCCGTCCCGCTCCGGCTTGAACGAGCGGTAATT encodes:
- the rpsG gene encoding 30S ribosomal protein S7, whose amino-acid sequence is MPRRSAISQRVVNPDPRYNDKMVSKLINVIMRKGKKSTAEKICYQAMDFIKTKTGNDPLKVFKTAMDNVKPMLEVKSRRVGGASYQVPVEIRPNRRLALALRWLTLYAQQRSGKSMQEKLASEILDASNNTGGAIKKKEDTHRMAEANKAFAHYRW
- the rpoC gene encoding DNA-directed RNA polymerase subunit beta', whose amino-acid sequence is MEGIRSFFEKPKEPVSFDAIRIRIASQDKILSWSYGEVKKPETINYRSFKPERDGLFCAKIFGPTKDWECNCGKYKRMKHRGIVCDKCGVEVIQSKVRRERMGHIALAAPVAHIWFLKGVPSRIGNLLDMSLKQLERILYFEAYVVVDPGQTDLKEKDVLTEDKYRQLVQEHGSEFKASMGAEAIRELLKRVDIEGLWKELHAKVKEADSTALKKKHTKRLKVVEAFRKSGNKPEWMIMDVIPVLPPELRPLVPLDGGRFATSDLNDLYRRVINRNNRLKRLIELKAPGVIIRNEKRMLQEAVDALFDNGRRGRAIKGPNKRPLKSLSDMLKGKQGRFRQNLLGKRVDYSGRSVIVVGPDLKLNQCGLPKKMALELFKPFIFHKLEEKGYVTTIKSAKKMVEKEKPEVWDVLEGVIRDHPVLLNRAPTLHRLGIQAFDPILVEGKAIQLHPLVCAAFNADFDGDQMAVHVPLSVEAQIEARVLMMSINNVLSPASGKPIMVPSQDMVLGCYWLTKERLGAKGEGKIFSSKEEVRVAYDAREIEEHAKIKVRINGSLTETTVGRVVFSEILPESLPFNTVNRVMTKKDVMKLIDVCYREGGHRETVILLDKIKDIGFFFATKAGISICIDDMHIPEKKEELIDRAQREVMEIEKQYADGLITNGERYNKVIDIWAHVTELVASEMMKELGGTGGNGKAAKKEQREFNSIYMMADSGARGSTQQIRQLGGMRGLMAKPSGEIIETPITANFREGLTVLQYFISTHGARKGLADTALKTANSGYLTRRLVDVSQDMIVSEDDCGTVDGIEVSALVEGGEIVQPLEERILGRIVAEDVRDPLTNEVIVEAGKEMDEDRVKAIVDAGIDKIKIRSVLTCQCRRGVCVKCYGRDLARGKLVEKGEAVGIIAAQSIGEPGTQLTMRTFHIGGTASKVVEQTILEAKNTGTLKFLSYDAKKNTDIHNAGIAVRNKEGEWVVMNRNAKIAIYDERGREKEKYSVVYGARIKIKDGGRVEVGQKLVEWDPYSLTILTEVSGKIAFGDIIENVTMKEEVDEVTGLSRKVIIDYPGSDFRPRVSIKDDSGKTAKISGASVARYLLPAGAHILVEKGAHVFSGDVLAKIPRETTKTKDITGGLPRVAELFEARRPKEQAVISEIDGTVEFGGFVKGMRKVIVKNEMGDVRDYYIPKGKHVSVHEGDWIHAGEALMDGSANPHDILDVLGPKELQKYLVDEVQEVYRLQGVAINDKHIEIIVRQMLRKVKIEEPGDTEFLIGSQIEKSVFAAENEKVMAQGGKPAIGKPILLGITKASLSTDSFISAASFQETTRVLTEAAINGKMDDLTGLKENVIVGRLIPAGTGLDAYRETFVNFPPMPVEEVPAESLTEGGEGKDLALKENLP
- the fusA gene encoding elongation factor G, translating into MPRQYDLDRTRNIGIMAHIDAGKTTTTERILYYTGMTHRIGEVDEGTTTMDWMEQEKERGITITAAATTCFWKDYRINIIDTPGHVDFTIEVERSLRVLDGAVAVFDSVQGVEPQSETVWRQADKYHVPRIAFMNKMDRTGADFYEGVKSMVDRLGAKPVPIQIPIGKESGFRGSVDLITMKGVFFDDETLGAKYEIKEIPEELMSLAKEYREKMLDAVAEFDEVVLQKFLDGQELSPEEIHRAIRKGTLLLKINPVLCGASFKNKGVQLLLDAVVSYLPSPVDLPPVKGVDPQTEAEIERKVSDDEPFSALAFKIMTDPFVGQLVYFRVYSGVLKAGSYTYNPTKDNKERIGRLLKMHANKREDIKEVFAGEIAAAVGLKNTTTGDTLCDEDHPILLEIMKFPEPVISMAIEPKTKQDQEKLGLSLQRLAQEDPSFRVSTDEETLETIISGMGELHLEIIVDRLLREFKVDANVGKPQVAFKETIRAKAEAEGKYIRQTGGRGQYGHVFLEVEPLEPGKGFEFVNKVVGGAIPKEYIPAIEKGIREAMDNGVMAGYPMVDLRVRVVDGSYHDVDSSEMAFKIAGSMGFKEAVRRASPVLLEPIMTIEVIVPEEYMGDIIGDLNSRRGKIQGMRARSGAQIIDGLVPLKEMFGYATDIRSMSQGRAVFTMQFSHYDHVPKQIADEIIAKIQGKAEV
- the rpsL gene encoding 30S ribosomal protein S12; this encodes MPTINQLVRQGRKLAKGKTKSPALKGSPQKRGVCIRVYTTTPKKPNSALRKVARVRLTNGMEVTTYIPGVGHNLQEHSIVLVRGGRVKDLPGVRYHIVRGALDTVGVQNRKQGRSKYGAKRPK